One window of the Rhipicephalus microplus isolate Deutch F79 chromosome 2, USDA_Rmic, whole genome shotgun sequence genome contains the following:
- the LOC119170428 gene encoding uncharacterized protein LOC119170428, whose product MAQFATTILAVLLGSLVQSSHQGFLSGGIDRGNNNGNQIGGQGPPPQSLMEALQESGGFRVSGPYQVSAAPFPMTSGAFPGPAPFQGSQGGFQGNRNQEGNNGKFGDSGGGFHGNGNFPRNGDNFQGPRGFQGLGSFHSSGNFQGAGNFQGPGNFQGSGNFQGSGNFPVTGNIQGPGNYQRPTGFQGHSNFNGPTNFQGHSNYQGQSNFQGQGNYQAQGGIGGLQGNIGGTQRGFQGGAGGPLNIRNQFGPSPPPRAPEAPHVSIQPASVKVVYVPVVSTSIKASSLSKLTGEHASGKDGTSSYFTGSGAQTGLSQQEVTKPSSYGTGSYGVKPTGTSKHHGHTNGGHATIPIIIIQKEHHHSAKSLQPVSFPTQASQQTQNQQGSGLTSSGDSSKPGYGINNRAPTDTQFQTRGHQEHHQRQQAHHRQEHQGHHQQQHQQLVAQQQQQQVAQRPVDNGHHDSTTRNGHGGTGAVIPVIIIQKTLQNAGRPQHSHHQHQSSGYSVPAAPPPVRGPTAWSPWR is encoded by the coding sequence TTCGCAACGACGATTCTGGCAGTGCTTCTTGGATCCCTGGTCCAGAGCAGCCACCAAGGGTTCCTGAGCGGAGGCATCGACCGAGGCAACAACAACGGCAATCAGATTGGAGGACAAGGACCACCTCCGCAAAGTCTGATGGAGGCCCTGCAAGAAAGTGGAGGGTTCCGGGTGTCCGGTCCTTATCAGGTTTCGGCAGCACCATTCCCAATGACTTCCGGTGCTTTTCCGGGACCTGCACCTTTCCAAGGCAGCCAGGGAGGATTTCAAGGAAACAGGAACCAAGAAGGAAACAACGGAAAGTTCGGAGACTCTGGGGGTGGTTTTCATGGCAATGGAAACTTCCCCAGGAATGGTGACAACTTCCAGGGTCCCCGGGGCTTCCAGGGGCTAGGAAGCTTCCACAGCTCAGGAAACTTCCAGGGTGCCGGAAACTTCCAGGGTCCTGGAAACTTCCAGGGTTCCGGAAACTTTCAAGGCTCTGGAAACTTTCCTGTCACAGGAAATATTCAGGGTCCCGGAAACTACCAAAGGCCAACCGGATTCCAGGGCCACTCTAACTTCAATGGACCCACCAACTTCCAAGGGCACTCTAACTACCAGGGACAGTCTAACTTCCAGGGACAAGGCAACTACCAAGCCCAAGGGGGGATTGGCGGCCTCCAGGGAAACATTGGTGGTACTCAGCGAGGCTTTCAGGGTGGCGCAGGTGGTCCCTTGAACATCCGCAACCAGTTCGGACCTTCTCCACCTCCGCGCGCTCCAGAGGCGCCGCACGTGTCGATACAGCCGGCCAGTGTGAAAGTTGTGTACGTGCCTGTGGTCTCTACGAGTATCAAGGCTTCTAGTCTCAGCAAGCTGACGGGCGAGCATGCTTCAGGGAAGGACGGCACCAGTTCTTACTTCACGGGCAGTGGCGCACAGACCGGACTGTCGCAGCAAGAAGTGACGAAGCCATCTTCGTACGGCACCGGGTCATACGGAGTTAAACCTACGGGAACGAGCAAGCACCACGGTCACACCAACGGAGGCCACGCAACAATACCCATAATAATCATTCAGAAGGAGCACCACCATAGCGCGAAGAGCTTGCAGCCTGTTTCCTTCCCGACGCAGGCATCGCAACAGACACAGAACCAGCAGGGCAGCGGCTTGACGTCAAGCGGCGACTCTTCGAAGCCTGGCTACGGTATTAACAATAGGGCGCCCACAGATACTCAATTTCAGACGCGAGGTCACCAAGAACACCATCAACGCCAGCAAGCTCACCACCGCCAGGAGCACCAAGGCCATCaccagcagcagcatcagcagctaGTGGctcagcagcaacagcaacaggtGGCGCAACGCCCAGTCGACAACGGTCACCACGACTCGACAACTCGCAACGGGCATGGAGGAACGGGAGCTGTGATCCCAGTCATCATTATTCAGAAGACGCTACAGAATGCAGGTCGGCCACAGCACTCGCATCATCAACATCAGTCCAGTGGCTACAGCGTGCCCGCAGCGCCACCACCGGTGCGCGGACCCACGGCTTGGAGTCCGTGGAGGTAG
- the LOC142774707 gene encoding uncharacterized protein LOC142774707, with translation MGHKSISLLGLICACCLVTADDFAWVTHEPFATENLVSIAPSGPQQVTAVTPWPQQWHSPPMQQQQQQQQQHFNTGRMLFHSSGPWNNNGIGGGGGTNDIATIHLQGPGPGSWQGGNAPWQSNSVALPWQLQQHQQQSQNHHQNHRGPPSDLSLPWSTQQPGHIATFSSLSSPPAQHPPNPWQNMAPMGGAPWQYQQNHNNQNNYHNNNNNNHPPPPHQHQQQHQQQQSNQQHHQQQQQQQPPPEPSLPRTQVKLIYVPIPIVRSVTQQAISPQQGQWQQQGGTNSGGGGSGGASVQVIWPQQQQQGGSQSAWQPGVKTRAFSVPSKTMGSAGAVIPIVISLQTTSSRGSSTSKSEYSPRVATSRSDSPRSAWW, from the coding sequence AAGAGCATCTCTCTTCTTGGGCTCATCTGTGCATGCTGCCTGGTAACTGCGGATGACTTCGCCTGGGTGACCCACGAGCCGTTTGCCACGGAGAACCTGGTGTCTATCGCGCCTTCGGGACCACAGCAAGTGACTGCGGTGACCCCCTGGCCACAGCAGTGGCACTCACCTCCgatgcagcagcaacagcaacagcagcagcaacacttCAATACAGGGAGAATGTTGTTCCATTCTTCCGGACCCTGGAACAATAACGGGATAGGTGGAGGAGGTGGTACCAACGACATCGCCACAATCCACCTCCAAGGTCCGGGACCCGGCTCGTGGCAAGGAGGTAACGCTCCCTGGCAAAGCAACAGCGTCGCGCTCCCTTGGCAGTTGCAGCAGCACCAACAGCAGTCTCAAAATCACCATCAAAACCATAGGGGCCCACCCAGTGACCTATCGCTCCCGTGGTCCACTCAGCAGCCAGGTCACATCGCGACCTTCTCTTCGCTGTCAAGCCCTCCGGCTCAACACCCGCCCAACCCTTGGCAGAACATGGCTCCCATGGGCGGTGCCCCCTGGCAGTACCAGCAGAATCACAACAATCAAAACAATTAccataacaacaacaataacaaccaTCCTCCTCCCCCTCACCAACACCAGCAGCAACATCAGCAACAGCAGTCTAACCAGCAGcaccatcagcagcagcagcagcaacagccgcCCCCGGAGCCATCACTGCCGAGAACTCAAGTAAAGCTAATCTACGTGCCAATACCGATTGTGAGGTCCGTGACGCAGCAGGCCATATCGCCGCAGCAGGGACAATGGCAGCAGCAAGGTGGCACGAACAGTGGTGGAGGTGGCAGCGGTGGGGCTTCTGTCCAGGTCATCTGGCCTCAGCAACAGCAGCAGGGTGGCTCGCAGAGTGCGTGGCAGCCAGGTGTGAAGACCAGGGCTTTCTCGGTGCCGTCCAAGACGATGGGCAGCGCGGGCGCTGTTATACCGATCGTCATCTCGCTCCAGACCACAAGCTCACGAGGGTCATCCACGTCGAAGTCCGAATATTCACCTCGGGTGGCCACGTCTCGTTCGGACTCACCCAGAAGTGCATGGTGGTGA